From Manihot esculenta cultivar AM560-2 chromosome 18, M.esculenta_v8, whole genome shotgun sequence:
GGAAAACATTGAAAAGTTGAAAATACTTGCAATGGATATTCATGTAGTCCCAATCTTACaaagattttattaaaattcaaaaaggcACCATTTGGCATCACAAAAATTTGTATGCTAAACCTACATTTTGCCTGTGCAGCACAAGACACATCATACATCTCTTCAAATTGAAGACAAACAGGTTCATTTAGAGGTCTTACCAACAACTCTCCACAAGAATAGTTACACAATGTTCAACAACAAACTGAATCCTATGAGATCAGGCATAAGTTTCTTTCTATTTGTAGACTTTTTGAAAACAAAGATAAGAAAACTAAAATGCTATTATCATCAATAATTGAGAAAGAAAAATTACAGATAACACTGTTGAAATGAATCATTTTTAGGCCATTGCTTTGGACGGGGAAAGTTTCTATGGTGTACAAACTACAAAGCAGTAGGGAAGAAAAAGGAGGTTCACAAGAAGGCTTACACAACATAGACGTGTCCTCCCCAACCACTCAAACAGTCCCGATCTACTGATGATAGCAATGCTTGAGATACAGTCTCAAACAATTCTTCAGGTTCCTGAACAGAGGTTGAATCAAAGAGTTAATAATGCTTTCATCAATGACACATAGGAAAGGGACTACTAAACCAATATAAATCAAATCAACTACAACAAATTTCAGATGCCAGCCAGCAGTTTAGCATCTTGACTTGTCATTGTCAATCATTCATCAGATTTCCTACCAGGCATAACTTGTTCAGAACTAAATGAATGGAGTAATAGTCTATTAGTACCAAGAAATTAGAACTGCATAAAATATCAATAGATTTTATCATCAATGTTCATGTTGTGATCTAAAGCCTGTGCAGTATCCCGTCATTCCATTCATCACTAAGTATAAAGTATACGCCCTCCACTTATATAATGCAACATGacagttattatattttttatttgctcaTATGTTTCTCCTGCTCTACTAACTTTGTATCTTCTATACCAAAACCATGGTGTTACTCAGACTGGGTTACTACAGgaaccaaaaataaaagttaaatttcagccaatgaatttgcaaatTGATAGATGCAGACAAGTTCCGCTCAAACCTGAAACCCCACCTTCCCCATATCTCCAGCCCCCACCCACCCTCTTCTCACATGCTATCAAATATTATCAAGAGGACgcaagagagaaaaagagagagagagggagagaggaaTTGCACCAAGTATCAACTTTCATATGTAGAGAATTATGTGCAAATTTCTGTACACAACTCATGAACCCATGTACATGTGAGCACAGGGTGCAAAATATAAATTCCCCATAACATGCATCTTTTAGATAAGTTATAAATAACAAGTCAACTAACCATGTCAGGCTTGAAAACTGCTTCACAGGCACCATAAAGTGACTCTGATGCTGTTCCAGCAACAACAAAGTCTTTTGCAAGTTCCCTGTATTTTACATAGAGGGAGAAGAGTAAAAAAGAAGACAGTATTGCAGGCATAAGTATGCAAAGCATACAGAATCTAATGAAATTTGTTCAACATTCTGGCCAGATTGCAGTTTGATTTGTACAGTAAGGTCCCACATGCTAATTACACATGGAAACAGCACAACTGGTAATGCCAATAAGATGAGTACTAAGAGACAGTAAGTGGAATTCATTCACATAAATATCAAATCTACCGACAAAGGTTACTGAATCAACAAGTTACAATAAATTATACATGGACTTTACAGTAAAAGTTTCAGCTTTCGATgaaattcaaaatccaaaaaGTTACAATAGAATATACATGGCTTTACAGTAAAACTTTCAGCTTTTGatcaaattcaaaatccaaCAAGTTACAATAAAATATACATGGACTTTGCAGTAAAAGTTTCAGCTTTCGATCCAATtcaaaagcaaaagaagaagctgGGAGATGAGGAAATATCCCAGAAAATATTTATCTGGCAAAATACAACATATCCAGTAAAATTTGTTTTTATGATGTCAATAAATAAACATCAGCAATGCAAGGCAACTTGAAGTCATcagctttttttcctttttctttttttttttaaatatattaacaaaagaaaaaggatgcATCCTTCATGTGGATAATAGCACATTCAAGTTCCTAAGAGAACCCAGCATGCTGAGACTTAAGTTCAAATGACAATAGATAATCTATATAATAAATAACATACTTGGCACCAATTGAATCCATTGTGCAAATGAAAGGCTTGTCTTCATCACTCAATCCAGCAATTACAGGTTGGCAAAAGTATGGACCAAACCTGAGAAAGAATAAAAGCTCTGTTCATTTTTCTCATGCATGTAAATAAATGCTCCAAAAACAAAATATGCATTTGAAGAAACAGATAAACAAACAATACTCATACAGAGATTAGAAAACTAAAAGTAGAAAGTTGTGAACCCCAATAGTGCTACCAAGACAGTAACAAGTTTCATTCAATACATACTGAAACAGTTGATTACTAGACATTAGGCTGTGATAGATTGAATAATAACGTGTCTTACATTATCATACTTGTAATGTCACAGTTGTTCTTTATAAATACCCATCTTTGCTGTTTGTCAATAAAGCTAAGAAAGAGAAACAAACATGACTATAACTAGTTCAGAAATACTTCATGACATTGCCTAACATGCAACATTGACAAACCCATTTGAAAGTGAAGGTGCCAAAATTAATAATGCTGATGGCGGTGATCATAAAATTGGCAAATAAAAGAATACAGAGTGTAACAAGAAAACCCCCACAACCAGATTAATCACGCCAGCTAACACTgtcattacttaaaaaaaaaatcacaaaccTTTTCTCATAGAGGAGAGCAGAGACAAGACTAGCAAATGTCTCAGGCTTCATGTCCCTCTCTTCTCGCAGTTGATACAATTTATGGCGGAAAACCAACCTCTGATACCTGTGAAGATACTTATTTTATACTGATATATCATttcaaagtaaaaataaatatacataGCAGCAGTCACAGAAATGCCAAAGGACGAAGCAATAAACACGCAGAGGAAGTATAGtagtaagaaaagaaaaaaaaaattgcattgCAGCAAACAGACATTTCATCAGTAAGCGAGAATTtcaacaaacaaatcatatacaAAAGCCCCAAAAAGTCACCGCCAAATTAAATACAGAAACACGAGGAATATATAGAAAACACCAAAACATCCAATTGGGAAgcaataaggaaaaaaaaaatttaaatgagcgAACATACAGTGTTTGAGCGTCGGTAGCTAGGCCAGAAAGACCGATGAAGAGCCTATCATGGACTTTGTAGATTCTCTGGAAATCCGTGGCGATAGTTTGGAGCTGGACACCGAGTCGGCGATCACTGGCTATGGCGAAGCAGTTCTTGCCCACCATAGCTATTAGGGCACTACCATTGTACTCGAAGATCTACAATCGCCTCAATGTCAAATGCTAAGAATGAATTATGACATAAATTAGGGTTTTCAGATAAGGAGAAATTAACTTACCGACATTGGGATTGAGATGCAGAGAGTAGATTGAGGAACTAGAAAGAAGGAAAGAGATCGTCGTGTTCTTATGGACAATGGACAggagaaagaataaaaagagagaGATGTGCAAGTGATGGTTTTGGCTTGGATGTTACTCCAAGGTTTTGCTTCTAGCCCGATTTGAGCAATCCGACCCGACTCAACCACTCCGGTTGATAAGTTGTTGGGCCGGGCTAGTTCACTTGTCTTGTAAGTTGTAATGATTTAGAAAGGTTTATGGGCCAATTCCATATAGTAAACCTCTGATTTCTAGACCCTTTTTAATgagaaaatgaatttttttttaaaatagaaaacaaatattattaaaatcagaaccaattgatttggtttaaaattaaattgaaataaataaattaaaatttaaaatttaaatatttattaaaattaaattaaaatataaaaaaattcatataaattaaatcagtctaatttaatttaattctattaggttaattaaattttataataaatttattattttttatactttattttaaatatttaattaaaatattttaattttgattattaatttttatattattaaaatggtAATGATatagtattaatttttaatcgatttgatttattttatttttttataaaaaataaatcaaattaaaataatttaatttaactgaattgaatatgaaattaaatttaaaattttgaattaatttgattcgattaattattttaatttgaacgAAATACTACTCACATTtaatactaattaaaattatttttttatagggttaatgttaatttattttataaaaaaataatttaaataagttattataaaattatatataattttaatattttttaaaatttaaaaagaaattattttaaagagttATATGATAACATCATactttatttcaaaaatattgtgtgtgcatatatatacatataattgaTTTAATATTCCCCAATTTTCTCCCCGAATGATTCATTGAccacatttatattatttaaaaataattaatatgaagaattttttaaaaaaaaattgcatatcTCCATTCACCCATGCTACTTAGCTCACAACTTATTACGAGATTCTTCaaatatctaattaattaacatCATAATTACTGATCACAACTGATTTGTTCAATGATCAATAAGTAGAATGATTAGTCATCCGCTTCTAAGTTGGACAGTAAGATTAGAGGATCAATTAATTCTGTGAGTGCATattatagaaatatttaaatagtaatttaatttagtgaattgattattgaattataattGATTTAATGAGAAGATGCCTTTTAATTTTGAGATTATTTTATACAGTGTGTTGAGAGGTAGTGTAATTACTAAATTAATGGGTTTgattaattgaatattataatttaaagtaaataaataaaaatctccCATCTCAATAAATGGAGATTTGAATAGCaatgatattttataatttttattttaaaataatcgaGGCTTTTACAGATATTGTTTACTTTATGTTTTGGTTAAAGTTGTTGGGTTGACTACACAATTACCGGTTAAGAATAGGAATCGGCCCGAAATACGGTTAATTTAACTATGAATCAAACTAAAACCGTTAAAATCGAACCtatcaaaatcaattttaaaGTGAACAACTAGTTACTTCAAGTTTAGactattaagaaaaaaaatcatatttttttgtctagaaaaaaataaagactaattaaaaaaatatagtctatttttaattttaaaaaatatattttttaatattttaataattatagttaacttttaaaattaatttattaatcatatATTATACCTatgtgaattttttatattaattttaatttttaatttttaaatttatacatcAATCTCATTAACTCTAATTAAATTCAGTGGATTAGTATGAATTTGTAACAAACCCAATTTGTTGGGTAAACTTATTAATACCTTCAACCTACGAAAGTTCAGTCCTGAAAATTATAAAACCttttaaaaaattctcaaattttGAAAACTCAATTTTTAGATCTAACAGTCATCTTACAAATGGGATTTAGCCCCCAGCAAATATAATGCTACAAGCTCCAGGAGATTCTATCAACGCCATAGAGCACAAGCCGCCATCCATTAAGTATGAAAACTCATttgtcttttttatttaatgaaagTTACGATTGAGCTGAAAAATGatatgaatttataaatttattaaagaaaTTTAAAGTCCTTGTATACATAATTCattgattttagttaaaattaattttaaagattatttataatcgtgaaaaattaaaaaaattgattttttattcaaaattaaaaaataagactATAATCgtagtaaaatttaatatttaactcTTTTTTATTCAATAGGTATTAAtgatctgaaattaaaaattataaaaaaaaatttatataaatataatacataactgataaaaattaatgttaaaaaattaactataattACGAGGAAATTAACCGTTCAAAATTGAAAGATGAAATTATAATAGTAAAAAGTACAAAtgattgatttttcttttttcgatcaatcattaaatttataaaattataaacgaattaaaattgaaattagaaATCCTTTAATCGTGAttcaatcttttaaaattttaaattaaaataattaattttgaccCTATTCAATTCATTGAtcacatttatattatttaaaactgattaatatatatatataaatgaaatCCAGAGTGTTTAGATCTTGACACTTTGATAAATAGTTTGATTCAATAGAAATTCTCTAAAGAATGTGATTGGTTTATTAACAGAGTAAATGCATGTGATTAATGAAAGGTTTGACTGTATCCCACtttgaaaaaattaagaatttttgtGCAGAAAGCTAGCTAGTGTTCTCTTGTTGGTGAAAAGATttgggtaaactgtaatttaatcCCTCTAATTTAGTGAAATACAACCTTCATccatctgttttaaaaaacttttaatttaatccttcatatttaaaaaaactgcaaaatagtccttaccgtcaaattttcagttaacctttcgtttattttaataaaaatgactaaactaccttttaagtaaaaaaattcaACCAAACAGTATTCACACCATCCCAAcacagaaggaggaggaggaggaggaggaggaggaggaggaggaggaggaggaggaggaggaggaggaggaggaaggatcagaaaaagaaggaggaggaggaggagaagaagaagaagaagaaagaagaagaaggaggaggaggaggaggatgaggagaaaaggaagaagaggatcaggaggagaaggagaaggagaaggaggagaaaggatcgagaaaagaaggagaatgagaagaagaaaaagaagaagaagaaggaggaggaagaggaggaggaggaggagaaaaggaagaagaggatcggaaaaagaaggagaagaatgagGAGAAAATGGTAGTTtagtcatttttattaaaataaatggaaggttaactgaaaatttgacgGTAGAGACTAGTTTacagtttttttaaatgtgaaggattaaattgaaagttttttaaaatatagagacGAAATGTTgtatttcactaaatcagagggactaaattgcagtttaccCAAAAATTAATCTCTTGCTTATGTTTTGTAgggatatgtatatatatctCGCTAATGTTGGCACATCATTTTCAATTCTATTTGAGCGTTTCTTTTTTGTCTGTTGCGGGTCACATTGCCAA
This genomic window contains:
- the LOC110606162 gene encoding proteasome subunit beta type-3-A, encoding MSIFEYNGSALIAMVGKNCFAIASDRRLGVQLQTIATDFQRIYKVHDRLFIGLSGLATDAQTLYQRLVFRHKLYQLREERDMKPETFASLVSALLYEKRFGPYFCQPVIAGLSDEDKPFICTMDSIGAKELAKDFVVAGTASESLYGACEAVFKPDMEPEELFETVSQALLSSVDRDCLSGWGGHVYVVTPTEVKERILKGRMD